The Nitrosomonadales bacterium nucleotide sequence CCGGCATATTCGGTGATGAGTACCGAACCGCCCGGCTTCAGTACTCGCGCGATCTCGTCATACACATGCTGCCGCGCCTCAGGTGGTAATTCATGGAACAGGAAGAACAGAATGATCTGGTCGAAGCTCTCGTCGGCATAGGCCAGCGATTCCGCATTCATCTGCGCCAGATGGCAACGTCTGGCGATATCGCGCGTCTTGCTCCGCGCCAGGCACATTTGTCCGGTGGCGACATCGCACAGGTGTACCTCGTTGTCGGCATTGCGAAACAGGGAAGGCGTGAGTTTGCCGTACACGCAGGTGAGTTGCAGCAGACGTGCGCCGGAACGCGCTTCGACATGATGCAGTGTCCTGTTCAACAGCTTTTCATATTGACCGAACAGGATGGCATTGATGACGGACTGGTGATCGAAGAACCAGATGCTCTTGTCCCACAGGTAGGCCCACCAGTAATGCCGCGCCAGATATTCGGGTATACCGCCCTTGAGGAATCGCTGGTACAGGTGTTGCATCGCTCTCTATGCCAATCCACGCGGCTTGTGCGGCGCATGGGCGAATAGCCGGTCATACAGCCAGTTCGGCAATCGCCGCAGCAACCAGCCCACTATGCCCATCTGCCACGGCACCACGGCGAACGAGCAGCCGTGCGCGATGACACGTGCCATGCGGCGTGCGCCATCATCCGCTTCCAGGATGAACGGCATCGGATAAGGATTGATGTCAGTCATCGGCGTCCTGATATAGCCGGGGCATATGGTCACGACCTTCACACCGCTGCCGTGCAGTTCGACGCGTAGTGATTCGAGATAGGAGATTGCCGCAGCCTTGGAGGCCGAGTAAGCCTCGGAACCCGGCAGGCCACGAAAGCCGGCCACGCTTGCGATACCGACCAGCGTCCCGCGTTTCGCGTCGAGCAACGGACGCATGAACGGCTGAAAGGTCTTGGCCATGCCGAGCACGTTGATATCCATCACCTGCTGGAACGAGTCGAGGTCTTCGGCATATTCGGTCAGCGTGCCGCGACTCACCCCGGCGTTGGCAATGACGATATCCGGCACGCCAACCCGGGCGATAAAGTCTTCCGCGGCGGCACGGACGGACGGCGCATCGCGCACATCGAGTGTATAGGGGAAAACTTTTCCCGGGAATTCTTCAGAGAGGGATTTCAGCAGTTCGCCACGCCGGGCGATGGCGGCGACGATCGCGCCGCGTTCAAGATAGTGGCGTGCGAGGGCAAGACCGATGCCGCTCGACACGCCACTGATGACCAGCGATTTAACAGGCAATGCCTGCACATTCAGTCCGGACCGGACATGCAAAGCCTGCAACCCGGATCAATGTTTGCCAGTGCGACGCTCCTTGCGTGCCATGGCAATGACCTCGTCCAGCACGCGGATGGTCTCGTCCGGCTGAAGACCGGTAATCACGTATTTGCCGGCCACCACCAGCGTCGGCGTACCGCTTATCCTGTAGCTGCGGATCATCTGTTTGGCACGCGCCACCTTGCCCTGCACGGCAAACGAATTGTAGGCCGCTGAAAACTTTGCGCGATCCACGCCGCGCGGCGCTACAAAATCAAGCACCTTGCCCTCGTCGCTCAGGTCCACGTTATTCACGTTCCATGCCTTGAACAGCGCATCGTGCAACGGGTGAACCTGCCCCAATGCCTCCAGCGCGTAATAGGTACGCGCCATCGGCTCCCACGAATCGCGGAATATGGTCGGCACATAGGCCAGACCGACATCCTTGGGCATCTTCTTTTCCCATGCGCTCAGCGGCCCGTGCAGGTGATAGCAGTGCGAGCATCCGTAAAAGAAGAACTCCAGCACTTCAATATTCTTGGTGCTGGTCGGCTGCGCCGGATCCAGCAGTTTGTAATCCTTGCCCAATTCAGCCGCAACTGCCGTACCGCCCAACATCATCAACGCAACCGCAACAATCAGATTCTTCAGCAGCTTCATCTTGTTTTTCTCCTTCGGGATAAGAAACCGGGCGATCATTGCCCGTGCATTGGAGTGGTTTCAATGCCATTTTGTTTCATCGTGGCGCGGGCATTGTTCATTTCGCTCGCCCCCCTGAACGGGCCGACGCGTACCCGGTGCCATATGCCCTTGCCAGGAATCGAGGCTGTT carries:
- a CDS encoding class I SAM-dependent methyltransferase; translated protein: MQHLYQRFLKGGIPEYLARHYWWAYLWDKSIWFFDHQSVINAILFGQYEKLLNRTLHHVEARSGARLLQLTCVYGKLTPSLFRNADNEVHLCDVATGQMCLARSKTRDIARRCHLAQMNAESLAYADESFDQIILFFLFHELPPEARQHVYDEIARVLKPGGSVLITEYAGTPHRHLLYRFPLTRWVLGTLEPFLPGFWQEDVTAKLKEALRRQDKLLAGEPQVEYCFGGFYRVMRYDVA
- a CDS encoding SDR family oxidoreductase, with product MSGVSSGIGLALARHYLERGAIVAAIARRGELLKSLSEEFPGKVFPYTLDVRDAPSVRAAAEDFIARVGVPDIVIANAGVSRGTLTEYAEDLDSFQQVMDINVLGMAKTFQPFMRPLLDAKRGTLVGIASVAGFRGLPGSEAYSASKAAAISYLESLRVELHGSGVKVVTICPGYIRTPMTDINPYPMPFILEADDGARRMARVIAHGCSFAVVPWQMGIVGWLLRRLPNWLYDRLFAHAPHKPRGLA
- a CDS encoding thiol:disulfide interchange protein DsbA/DsbL; amino-acid sequence: MIARFLIPKEKNKMKLLKNLIVAVALMMLGGTAVAAELGKDYKLLDPAQPTSTKNIEVLEFFFYGCSHCYHLHGPLSAWEKKMPKDVGLAYVPTIFRDSWEPMARTYYALEALGQVHPLHDALFKAWNVNNVDLSDEGKVLDFVAPRGVDRAKFSAAYNSFAVQGKVARAKQMIRSYRISGTPTLVVAGKYVITGLQPDETIRVLDEVIAMARKERRTGKH